A single region of the Euwallacea similis isolate ESF13 chromosome 22, ESF131.1, whole genome shotgun sequence genome encodes:
- the LOC136416199 gene encoding carboxylic ester hydrolase-like isoform X2: protein MTMTVKILSAIGVLLLGRSTYGDKSQLTVTTPLGVIEGYVGHSVNSQPFLKFEGIPYAKPPIGDLRFEEPQDPEPWKGIWKANVLTGCMQYDHFATDYKKNYVVHGDEDCLHLNVYTHTTDPQAKLDVLVHIHGGAFMFGRGASYGPDIIMDRPIVFVNFNYRLGPLGFISTEDNVLPGNVGLKDQIKALKWVKKNIHLFGGNPDSITLHGMSAGGASVHLHYFLPESKGLFKHGMSQSGCALNPWVLTERVKEKALKIANLVGCPSTRSSEEIKKCLKSKPARHIVHAVKKLQPFLYNPFSPFGVVVDGQWAKKPVLPEHPYKLLKEGKVLDVPWMISYTRHEGLYPASEFWANEEHLKEIDSRWNELLPFILHYNETLPAELKNKVSQLIRRQYMGDKPINRETFASFVDILSDRLFIADIETSATLQNSVVSSNIFSYVYNYRGNVSKSQGRIKCDANIGISHGDDTIYILSTEFNTRSTQSDAKMGNVLIDLTTSFMKFGKPNITEYWEPFSKQLRGFYQLRILGPESFEMERNVQIGQSHFWGQLLFEENHNLEGKFKEEL from the exons ATGACGATGACCGTCAAAATTCTAAGTGCCATAGGGGTGCTTTTACTAGGACGAA GTACTTATGGCGACAAATCACAACTAACAGTAACTACCCCTCTGGGAGTCATCGAGGGATATGTGGGACACTCGGTGAATTCCCAGccctttttgaaatttgaggGAATCCCCTATGCGAAACCCCCAATTGGGGATCTGAGATTTGAA GAACCTCAAGATCCAGAACCATGGAAGGGAATATGGAAAGCCAATGTGCTAACAGGTTGCATGCAGTATGATCACTTCGCGACagattataagaaaaattacgtTGTTCATG GTGACGAGGATTGCCTTCACCTTAATGTATATACCCATACTACCGATCCTCAGGCAAAATTGGACGTCTTAGTCCATATCCATGGAGGAGCCTTTATGTTTGGTAGGGGTGCAAGTTATGGACCTGATATAATAATGGACAGACCCATTGTTTTCGTCAATTTTAATTACCGACTTGGGCCTTTAG gATTTATAAGCACTGAAGATAACGTTTTGCCTGGCAATGTGGGCCTAAAGGACCAGATCAAGGCGTTAAAGTGggtgaagaaaaatattcatttatttggGGGTAATCCGGACTCTATAACTCTTCATGGAATGTCTGCAGGGGGTGCCAGTGTCCATTTGCACTATTTCTTGCCAGAATCTAAgg gtttatttaAGCACGGTATGTCCCAAAGCGGTTGTGCCCTCAACCCTTGGGTATTAACTGAACGGGTCAAAGAGAAAGCCTTGAAAATTGCCAATCTGGTAGGCTGTCCTTCAACAAGAAGTTCAGAAGAAATCAAAAAGTGTTTGAAAAGCAAACCTGCACGACACATTGTGCATGCAGTCAAAAAACTGCAGCCCTTTTTATACAACCCCTTCAGCCCTTTTGGCGTGGTGGTTGACGGACAATGGGCTAAAAAGCCGGTGTTACCGGAACATCCTTATAAGCTCCTCAAAGAGGGTAAAGTCTTGGATGTTCCCTGGATGATTTCTTATACAAGACATGAGGGGCTGTATCCCGCTTCCG AGTTTTGGGCCAATGAAGAACACTTAAAAGAGATTGATTCCAGATGGAACGAGCTTCTGCCatttattttgcattataATGAAACTCTCCCAgctgaattgaaaaataaagtgtCGCAACTGATTAGAAGGCAGTACATGGGAGATAAGCCCATAAATAGGGAAACTTTTGCCAGTTTTGTGGAT ATCCTGAGTGACAGGCTCTTTATCGCAGACATAGAGACCTCTGCGACTCTTCAAAACTCTGTAGTGTCTTCTAACATATTCAGCTATGTGTACAATTATCGAGGCAATGTTAGTAAGTCCCAAGGGCGAATAAAGTGTGATGCAAACATTG GTATATCACATGGTGATGACACGATTTACATTCTTAGCACAGAGTTTAACACACGGAGCACTCAGAGTGATGCGAAGATGggaaatgttttaattgaCCTTACCACTTCATTTATGAAATTCGG aaaacCGAACATCACAGAGTATTGGGAGCCTTTTAGTAAGCAACTGAGGGGTTTCTACCAATTGCGAATTTTGGGTCCTGAGAGCTTCGAAATGGAGCGCAATGTGCAAATTGGGCAAAGTCACTTCTGGGGACAGTTGTTGTTTGAAGAGAATCACAATTTGGAAGGGAAATTCAAGGAAGAGCTTTGA
- the LOC136416199 gene encoding venom carboxylesterase-6-like isoform X1 has protein sequence MTMTVKILSAIGVLLLGRSTYGDKSQLTVTTPLGVIEGYVGHSVNSQPFLKFEGIPYAKPPIGDLRFEEPQDPEPWKGIWKANVLTGCMQYDHFATDYKKNYVVHGDEDCLHLNVYTHTTDPQAKLDVLVHIHGGAFMFGRGASYGPDIIMDRPIVFVNFNYRLGPLGFISTEDNVLPGNVGLKDQIKALKWVKKNIHLFGGNPDSITLHGMSAGGASVHLHYFLPESKGLFKHGMSQSGCALNPWVLTERVKEKALKIANLVGCPSTRSSEEIKKCLKSKPARHIVHAVKKLQPFLYNPFSPFGVVVDGQWAKKPVLPEHPYKLLKEGKVLDVPWMISYTRHEGLYPASEFWANEEHLKEIDSRWNELLPFILHYNETLPAELKNKVSQLIRRQYMGDKPINRETFASFVDIFSDRLFVSGIETIAQLQSQAVKSNIYCYHYNYRGSSSLSDLISRSDTNIGVSHGDDTILILKLEVIFPQYELSTEVDKQTSKLLIDMTTSFMEKGAPNISSSWPPVPKNPKDPFVILLINKFDDLELLSNPGEGQFQFWDQIPFEENRRLFISKDEL, from the exons ATGACGATGACCGTCAAAATTCTAAGTGCCATAGGGGTGCTTTTACTAGGACGAA GTACTTATGGCGACAAATCACAACTAACAGTAACTACCCCTCTGGGAGTCATCGAGGGATATGTGGGACACTCGGTGAATTCCCAGccctttttgaaatttgaggGAATCCCCTATGCGAAACCCCCAATTGGGGATCTGAGATTTGAA GAACCTCAAGATCCAGAACCATGGAAGGGAATATGGAAAGCCAATGTGCTAACAGGTTGCATGCAGTATGATCACTTCGCGACagattataagaaaaattacgtTGTTCATG GTGACGAGGATTGCCTTCACCTTAATGTATATACCCATACTACCGATCCTCAGGCAAAATTGGACGTCTTAGTCCATATCCATGGAGGAGCCTTTATGTTTGGTAGGGGTGCAAGTTATGGACCTGATATAATAATGGACAGACCCATTGTTTTCGTCAATTTTAATTACCGACTTGGGCCTTTAG gATTTATAAGCACTGAAGATAACGTTTTGCCTGGCAATGTGGGCCTAAAGGACCAGATCAAGGCGTTAAAGTGggtgaagaaaaatattcatttatttggGGGTAATCCGGACTCTATAACTCTTCATGGAATGTCTGCAGGGGGTGCCAGTGTCCATTTGCACTATTTCTTGCCAGAATCTAAgg gtttatttaAGCACGGTATGTCCCAAAGCGGTTGTGCCCTCAACCCTTGGGTATTAACTGAACGGGTCAAAGAGAAAGCCTTGAAAATTGCCAATCTGGTAGGCTGTCCTTCAACAAGAAGTTCAGAAGAAATCAAAAAGTGTTTGAAAAGCAAACCTGCACGACACATTGTGCATGCAGTCAAAAAACTGCAGCCCTTTTTATACAACCCCTTCAGCCCTTTTGGCGTGGTGGTTGACGGACAATGGGCTAAAAAGCCGGTGTTACCGGAACATCCTTATAAGCTCCTCAAAGAGGGTAAAGTCTTGGATGTTCCCTGGATGATTTCTTATACAAGACATGAGGGGCTGTATCCCGCTTCCG AGTTTTGGGCCAATGAAGAACACTTAAAAGAGATTGATTCCAGATGGAACGAGCTTCTGCCatttattttgcattataATGAAACTCTCCCAgctgaattgaaaaataaagtgtCGCAACTGATTAGAAGGCAGTACATGGGAGATAAGCCCATAAATAGGGAAACTTTTGCCAGTTTTGTGGAT ATATTTAGTGATAGGTTGTTTGTCTCAGGAATAGAGACTATTGCACAACTACAAAGCCAAGCGgtgaaatcaaatatttactgtTATCACTATAACTATAGAGGAAGTTCTAGCCTTTCAGACCTTATTTCTAGGTCGGACACCAATATTG GGGTGTCGCATGGAGACGACACAATTCTAATTCTGAAACTGGAAGTGATTTTTCCACAATATGAGTTATCTACTGAAGTTGATAAGCAAACTTCCAAGCTACTGATCGATATGACTACTTCCTTTATGGAGAAAGG GGCTCCCAACATTTCTTCAAGTTGGCCGCCAGTTCCTAAAAATCCAAAAGATCCTTTTGTAATTCTTCTCATAAACAAATTTGATGATTTGGAGTTGTTGTCCAACCCTGGTGAAGGACAATTCCAGTTTTGGGACCAAATTCCCTTTGAAGAAAACAgacgtttatttatttcgaaagATGAGTTGTAA
- the LOC136416197 gene encoding NEDD8 ultimate buster 1-like, protein MEKEDFLIQIRDKIRKDCVKLWLPPYYLETDGVSEPDVNNLSKSLSEALQFPLDICTDIVKELQLNSLENLKRKTQFQESGVATLKIKIVEQGKAPTILVKEVMLTCRSCDLKEIICQEIPISPEKLKLISCGKVLINTDSLITQGVKNGQQILAIVLAESLEQIQQNENKIKALETVKTDSKLLAMDDNYMRLEDQYGKAIKIPQTERITLIVALTLHEKGRAALKRENYSTALVFFLEADHEFSNCSSELLQSVDNYALLNLDIAWCYLCLQSFTHLPEAQKRLQRCEEKFLQTYGPNLERLMFIKGNTGNEACLFTRLHLLQAIVLYHQNHRVESLNLLRRVEEELRTLHVDEHSLISLVEQGYSVAEARVGLRATNGDVNAAANYIHETRQTRLESQKDNLAQELLEKEKKKLGKCADGKQYVDPNFVKILVNMGYNKEAARRALKMCNNIIVDSIQYIQENPFPGPSQSKSTEFLALVDDLVPQLVEAGFDLRMARLALLKNGGDIILSTEELLANDGIVPGDLSEFDIHQESIEKIKQEQIEKNKKKQEAFDRIKDDISIVDDDYLDITLVQEEMFLKQYLSLLEKK, encoded by the exons ATGGAAAAAGAGGATTTCTTAATACAAATTCGCGACAAGATCAGAAAAGACTGCGTAAAATTGTGGCTCCCCCCTTACTACTTGGAAACCGATGGAGTCTCAGAACCGGACGTAAAT aatttaagcAAGTCTTTAAGTGAAGCGTTACAGTTTCCTTTAGACATATGCACTGACATAGTCAAGGAGTTGCAACTAAACTCATTAGAGAACCTAAAACGAAAAACTCAATTCCAAGAATCTGGTGTTGCCAcccttaaaataaaaatagtagaACAGGGAAAAGCACCAACAATCCTTGTCAAAGAAGTCATGTTGACTTGCAGGAGTTGTGATTTGAAGGAGATTATTTGCCAGGAAATTCCCATTTCTCctgaaaa ACTAAAACTCATAAGTTGCGGGAAAGTTTTGATTAATACAGACTCTCTTATAACTCAGGGAGTAAAAAATGGTCAGCAAATACTAGCAATAGTTCTTGCTGAGAGCCTCGAACAAATACAGCAAAAtgagaacaaaataaaagcaTTAGAAACAGTTAAAACGGATTCTAAATTATTGGCAATGGATGACAACTATATGAGG ttgGAGGATCAATATGGCAAAGCCATAAAAATTCCACAGACAGAGAGAATAACTCTAATTGTAGCTTTGACACTACATGAGAAAGGGAGGGCTGctttaaaaagggaaaattattcaactgCCTTGGTATTTTTCCTTGAGGCAGATCATGAATTCAG CAATTGCAGTTCTGAGCTTTTGCAATCAGTTGACAATTATGCCCTGTTGAATCTGGATATTGCTTGGTGTTATTTGTGTTTGCAAAGCTTCACCCACCTTCCTGAAGCCCAGAAACGGTTGCAAAGGTGTGAAGAAAAGTTCTTGCAAACCTATGGCCCAAATCTTGAAAGGTTAATGTTCATCAAAGGAAACACTG GTAATGAGGCATGCCTCTTCACTAGGCTTCACCTATTGCAAGCCATAGTGCTATACCACCAAAACCATAGGGTTgaatctctgaatttgctgaGAAGAGTTGAAGAGGAGTTGAGAACTTTGCATGTTGATGAGCACAGCTTGATATCATTAGTGGAGCAAG GGTATTCTGTGGCTGAAGCTAGGGTAGGACTAAGAGCCACTAATGGCGACGTAAATGCCGCTGCTAACTATATTCATGAGACTCGCCAGACAAGACTGGAGAGTCAGAAAGATAACTTAGCTCAAGAGCTTTTGGAGAA ggaaaaaaagaaactgGGTAAATGCGCTGATGGGAAGCAATATGTTGATCCGAATTTTGTGAAAATCCTCGTCAACATGGGGTATAACAAGGAAGCAGCGCGGAGGGCTTTGAAGATGTGCAACAACATTATAGTAGACAGCATTCAATATATTCAGGAAAACCCCTTTCCCGGACCAAGCCAATCGAAGAGCACCGAATTTCTTGCTCTCGTGGATGATTTAGTGCCTCAG TTGGTAGAAGCGGGTTTTGACCTGAGGATGGCCAGGTTAGCTCTGCTAAAAAATGGCGGCGATATAATCTTATCAACCGAGGAGCTGTTGGCCAATGATGGGATAGTTCCAGGGGACTTATCGGAATTTGATA TCCATCAAGAAAGTATAGAGAAAATCAAACAGgaacaaatagaaaaaaacaaaaagaagcAGGAAGCTTTCGATAGAATAAAAGACGACATATCGATAGTCGATGACGACTACTTAGATATCACCCTAGTGCAGGAAGAAATGTTCCTGAAACAGTATCTGTCTTTACTGGAGAAAAAGTAA
- the LOC136416203 gene encoding uncharacterized protein isoform X1 — protein MYQMALPETFVEGFHNETVIRKMTYSPLGNTGMRVSRISLGSGGFSYFYGDYDIEECKKTIYEAIRSGINFIDTGPWYGHGESEKILGLCLEGIPRKAYYLATKVGRYEKDPKKMFDFSVDRTLKSIDESLTRLKLDYVDLLQVHDIEFAPSLETVLKETLPTVQKIVKSGKARHIGITGYPVNNLKECIERSEVPIDTVLSYCRSTMVDNTLDEYVSFLRSKNVGIINAAVNSMGLLTNNGPPSWHPADKDIKQTCKAASEYCKANNVELGKLAVYEGLQKASVADTILIGMNNRTLLNYNLDVLNNGINEQELSVYREVKKKVFL, from the exons ATGTACCAGATGGCTTTGCCAGAGACCTTCGTGGAAGGATTCCATAATGAAACTGTTATCCGAAAAATGACATATTCTCCTCTGGGAAATACTGGAATGAGAGTTAGCAGGATATCCTTGGGATCTGGGGGATTCTCTTATTTCTATGG CGACTATGATATTGAAGAATGCAAGAAAACAATCTATGAAGCAATTAGATCTGGAATTAATTTCATCGACACAGGTCCATGGTATGGTCACGGAGAATCTGAAAAAATTTTGGGTTTA TGTCTAGAAGGAATTCCCAGAAAAGCATATTACCTCGCTACCAAAGTAGGTAGATATGAGAAAGACCCCAAAAAAATGTTCGACTTTAGCGTTGACCGCACTTTAAAGAGCATTGATGAATCTTTAACAAGACTTAAACTTGATTATGTAGATTTACTTCAG GTCCATGACATAGAATTTGCCCCCTCACTAGAAACTGTCTTAAAAGAAACCCTACCCACAGTGcagaaaattgtgaaatctgGAAAGGCCAGGCATATAGGCATCACTGGATATCCAGTAAACAACCTTAAGGAGTGTATTGAGCGCAGTGAGGTGCCTATAGACACTGTTCTGAGTTACTGCAGGTCAACGATGGTTGATAACACTTTGGACGAATATGTGTCATTTTTGAGG TCTAAAAATGTGGGCATTATAAACGCAGCTGTGAATTCCATGGGGCTGTTAACCAATAATGGTCCTCCAAGTTGGCATCCTGCCGACAAGGATATTAAACAAACCTGCAAGGCTGCCAGTGAATATTGCAAA gCAAATAATGTAGAATTGGGCAAATTAGCAGTCTATGAGGGATTGCAAAAAGCATCAGTTGCGGATACAATCTTGATTGGTATGAATAATAGAACGCTCCTAAACTACAATTTGGACGTGCTAAATAATGGAATTAATGAGCAAGAATTATCCGTTTACAGAGAAGTCAAAAAGAAAGTATTTCTTTAA
- the LOC136416203 gene encoding uncharacterized protein isoform X2 produces MYQMALPETFVEGFHNETVIRKMTYSPLGNTGMRVSRISLGSGGFSYFYGDYDIEECKKTIYEAIRSGINFIDTGPWYGHGESEKILGLCLEGIPRKAYYLATKVGRYEKDPKKMFDFSVDRTLKSIDESLTRLKLDYVDLLQVHDIEFAPSLETVLKETLPTVQKIVKSGKARHIGITGYPVNNLKECIERSEVPIDTVLSYCRSTMVDNTLDEYVSFLRSKNVGIINAAVNSMGLLTNNGPPSWHPADKDIKQTCKAASEYCKANNVELGKLAVYEGLQKASVADTILIGMNNRTLLNYNLDVLNNGINEQELSVYREVIRILSKLPEKSHWENVELEQFRKSEFQFA; encoded by the exons ATGTACCAGATGGCTTTGCCAGAGACCTTCGTGGAAGGATTCCATAATGAAACTGTTATCCGAAAAATGACATATTCTCCTCTGGGAAATACTGGAATGAGAGTTAGCAGGATATCCTTGGGATCTGGGGGATTCTCTTATTTCTATGG CGACTATGATATTGAAGAATGCAAGAAAACAATCTATGAAGCAATTAGATCTGGAATTAATTTCATCGACACAGGTCCATGGTATGGTCACGGAGAATCTGAAAAAATTTTGGGTTTA TGTCTAGAAGGAATTCCCAGAAAAGCATATTACCTCGCTACCAAAGTAGGTAGATATGAGAAAGACCCCAAAAAAATGTTCGACTTTAGCGTTGACCGCACTTTAAAGAGCATTGATGAATCTTTAACAAGACTTAAACTTGATTATGTAGATTTACTTCAG GTCCATGACATAGAATTTGCCCCCTCACTAGAAACTGTCTTAAAAGAAACCCTACCCACAGTGcagaaaattgtgaaatctgGAAAGGCCAGGCATATAGGCATCACTGGATATCCAGTAAACAACCTTAAGGAGTGTATTGAGCGCAGTGAGGTGCCTATAGACACTGTTCTGAGTTACTGCAGGTCAACGATGGTTGATAACACTTTGGACGAATATGTGTCATTTTTGAGG TCTAAAAATGTGGGCATTATAAACGCAGCTGTGAATTCCATGGGGCTGTTAACCAATAATGGTCCTCCAAGTTGGCATCCTGCCGACAAGGATATTAAACAAACCTGCAAGGCTGCCAGTGAATATTGCAAA gCAAATAATGTAGAATTGGGCAAATTAGCAGTCTATGAGGGATTGCAAAAAGCATCAGTTGCGGATACAATCTTGATTGGTATGAATAATAGAACGCTCCTAAACTACAATTTGGACGTGCTAAATAATGGAATTAATGAGCAAGAATTATCCGTTTACAGAGAAGTCA TTAGGATTCTAAGTAAGCTGCCGGAGAAATCACACTGGGAAAACGTCGAGTTAGAGCAGTTCCGAAAAAGTGAATTTCAATTCGCTTAG
- the LOC136416205 gene encoding uncharacterized protein → MEVDMNKFINFDKMQTKIYLTTLGPDQLVQQPIGSSNPNNSVTIAIDRVLRDIMVDISEINIIQLVDLTIKLLAFCNNDVKTKVIIAVQQSVNYVLSKISQNFIDEIDVVIPKNTQFSEFLRIVISFFSEKAEAWEKQYQQFQETKDETYNDPLFKKINPLYAKRVAGFFEHVVTNSFSGQSLTSIVLNEISQYLVTYVVKKIFDFTELRERERKRNVHSAGFSPKKISCSLCGGYYFQN, encoded by the coding sequence ATGGAAGTAGAtatgaataaattcattaatttcgaCAAAatgcaaactaaaatttatcttACTACTCTTGGTCCAGACCAACTAGTTCAACAACCAATCGGGTCATCTAATCCCAATAATTCTGTTACAATTGCTATAGATAGGGTGCTACGCGATATTATGGTCGATATAtcagaaataaatataatcCAGTTAGTTGATCTTACGATTAAATTGTTGGCGTTTTGTAACAACGATGTAAAAACCAAAGTCATCATTGCCGTTCAGCAGAGTGTTAATTATGTCTTGtctaaaatatctcaaaattttatagacGAAATTGATGTGGTCATACCAAAAAATACGCAATTTAGCGAATTTCTGCGCatagtaatttcgtttttcagTGAAAAGGCTGAGGCTTGGGAGAAGCAATATCAACAATTTCAAGAAACTAAAGATGAGACGTACAATGATCcgttattcaaaaaaatcaatccCCTCTATGCAAAGCGAGTTGCAGGATTCTTCGAGCATGTAGTTACAAACAGTTTTTCTGGGCAGAGTCTTACTTCTATtgttctaaatgaaatttcgCAATATCTAGTTACTTATgttgtaaagaaaatttttgattttacagAGTTGAGAGAAAGGGAGAGAAAACGTAATGTGCATTCTGCTGGATTCAgtcctaaaaaaatatcctgTTCTCTCTGTGGGggttattattttcaaaattaa
- the PI31 gene encoding proteasome inhibitor PI31 subunit, with protein MASSLFGWDLLYSSVEKDVKNNQDLLVCLTHLVLVSNGFKCIGLGESKTLDGSEPKSESLPGGWNDDYAIRYIYQGRLYNLKASSLDDGIIINLIRVDERTVGLVQLNINQVTQRTGTLDEMIPDNKSIVDVIKKELIDKVVVSTKSKSVSSQTEPQHLRDTGNTLRGLPRGVDPLRGRPIPLSPLDPFDYGRSDLDPFGVDPLRIAPRIGPRGGGGMLFQPPRGTLPGVGPGNMGIPPNSLPPGARFDPFRPPESFPNPRMPRRPDNDDFPPPGYDDMFM; from the exons ATGGCCTCAAGCCTTTTTGGCTGGGACCTGCTTTACAGCAGCGTCGAAAAAGACGTAAAAAACAATCAGGACTTGTTAGTCTGCCTCACTCATTTAGTGTTAGTCTCCAATGGCTTCAAATGCATCGGTTTAG GTGAAAGCAAAACCTTGGATGGCTCAGAACCAAAAAGCGAGAGCCTTCCTGGAGGTTGGAACGATGATTACGCGATACGCTACATTTACCAAGGCAGATTGTACAATTTAAAAGCATCTAGCCTTGATGACGGGATCATAATTAACTTGATTCGAGTGGATGAGCGCACTGTAGGTTTGGTGCAATTGAATATAAACCAAGTAACTCAAAGAACTGGTACTTTGGATGAAATGATTCCAGACAACAAAAGCATTGTTGATGTTATTAAAAAGGAATTAATTGATAAGGTTGTTGTGTCCACCAAAAGCAAGAGTGTTAGCAGCCAGACTGAACCACAGCATTTGAGAGACACTGGCAATACTTTAAGGGGCCTCCCAAGGGGAGTAGATCCCCTGAGAGGCCGGCCAATACCTCTCTCCCCCTTa GATCCATTTGATTATGGACGTTCAGATTTAGATCCTTTTGGAGTAGACCCTTTGAGAATTGCTCCTCGTATAGGCCCCCGAGGCGGAGGTGGGATGTTATTTCAACCTCCCAGAGGAACATTACCAG GTGTTGGGCCAGGTAATATGGGAATCCCCCCTAATTCACTGCCTCCAGGAGCAAGGTTTGACCCTTTTAGACCTCCTGAGAGTTTTCCAAATCCACGCATGCCACGCAGACCTGACAATGACGATTTCCCCCCTCCAGGTTATGATGACATGTTTATGTGA
- the LOC136416206 gene encoding fas apoptotic inhibitory molecule 1, translated as MQTLQKNSVQDRSDLVAYWSVPLLDGVHIVEFEHGTTTGKRVLRLDGKEVFRKEWMFKLVGDIKFTLGQENVKCELRVDPIPPFSFSYTLWVDGKSIEKFAEKQQESMKSWSVVNNNKRFAIVLAKQTLEVWVNGQAIDVERDFVEDGTEMKFMIDQVDAIIRSASKQGRKEIVYKLYVNNRLVLDDSNNNT; from the exons ATGCAaactctacaaaaaaattctgtacAAGATCGATCTGACCTTGTTGCATACTGGAGCGTACCCCTTCTTGATGGAGTTCATATTGTAGAGTTTGAGCATGGAACCACCACTGGGAAAAGGGTTTTAAGATTGGATGGAAAG GAAGTGTTTCGCAAAGAATGGATGTTCAAGCTAGTAGGCGATATAAAATTCACCCTTGGACAAGAAAACGTAAAATGCGAATTAAGAGTTGATCCCATCCCACCTTTCTCGTTCTCCTACACATTGTGGGTGGATGGAAAATCCATCGAAAAATTTGCAGAGAAACAACAGGAGTCAATGAAATCCTGGAGCGTTGTAAACAACAACAAAAGATTTGCAATTGTATTGG CTAAACAAACTCTAGAGGTTTGGGTAAACGGACAAGCTATAGACGTTGAACGAGACTTCGTTGAAGATGGAACTGAGATGAAATTCATGATAGATCAGGTAGACGCCATCATAAGATCAGCATCGAAACAAGGAAGGAAAGAAATCGTCTATAAGTTGTATGTAAACAATAGACTTGTCCTAGACGATTCCAATAATAACACATAA